One stretch of Candidatus Binatia bacterium DNA includes these proteins:
- a CDS encoding alpha/beta hydrolase, which produces MPTKYAYINDTAIRYFHTGPTTLPGVVPDWSRGELVLFVHAAGSNGNTWQRQLAGLAERHSPLAFDFPGHGRSGGTEGLKSVVAYRDFLATLMEALRLRPCVLVGRSMGSAIAMEFALAYPARLRALILVAAAARFDLPQATLDTWRDVMLGRAQQPFTTEAFSPKADFSVVREAWMEQVKTDPRVRYFDLLACNQCDVTARLGGITVPTLIVAGGDDSVTPLASAEVLHQGIPGSQLVVIDDAGHNVPAEKPAEFNEAVQAFLARLI; this is translated from the coding sequence ATGCCGACGAAGTACGCGTACATCAACGATACCGCCATCCGCTATTTTCACACCGGTCCCACGACGCTTCCTGGCGTGGTGCCGGATTGGAGCCGAGGCGAGTTGGTCCTCTTTGTCCACGCTGCGGGTTCGAACGGCAACACCTGGCAGCGGCAGCTGGCGGGACTGGCGGAGCGACATAGTCCGCTGGCCTTCGACTTTCCTGGCCACGGACGTTCAGGTGGTACGGAAGGTCTCAAGAGCGTTGTGGCATATCGGGATTTCTTAGCGACGCTGATGGAGGCCCTGCGCCTGCGGCCCTGCGTGCTGGTGGGGCGCTCCATGGGCAGCGCCATCGCCATGGAGTTTGCTCTGGCGTACCCAGCGCGGCTGCGGGCGTTGATTCTGGTGGCAGCGGCGGCACGCTTCGACCTGCCGCAGGCAACGCTCGATACGTGGAGAGACGTCATGCTCGGCCGCGCGCAGCAGCCGTTTACCACGGAAGCGTTTTCACCCAAGGCTGATTTCAGCGTCGTGCGCGAAGCGTGGATGGAACAGGTAAAAACCGATCCGCGGGTGCGCTACTTCGACCTCCTTGCCTGCAATCAGTGCGACGTCACCGCCCGTCTGGGCGGGATCACAGTGCCGACGCTGATCGTTGCCGGAGGCGACGACAGTGTCACGCCGCTGGCGAGCGCCGAGGTGTTGCACCAGGGTATTCCAGGGTCGCAGTTGGTGGTCATTGATGATGCCGGACACAACGTGCCGGCGGAGAAACCAGCGGAATTCAATGAAGCGGTACAGGCGTTTCTGGCAAGGCTGATTTGA
- a CDS encoding thiolase domain-containing protein: MGFNRQAVIAGVYEHPTRWAPDKTMFQIHAESARGALDDAGLGIKDVDAYFTSGVGPIGVLSVAEHLNLQPRYLDSTSIGGSSFVAHVTHAAAAIAAGLCEVALITYGSTASSERFAVGTGGVFTGDPPDHFEAPFGPTLVGSYALVAQRHMYEFGTTAEQLAEIAVTIRRHASLNPAAKFRDLIAVEDVLASRLISSPLHLLDCCIITDGGGAVVVTSAARGRDLKKRPVYVLGGSEACCHTSMGRRDLTDIAARQSGPRAMAMAGVTHADINMCMIYDSFTITVLETLENLGFCKQGEGGAFVQSGRIGLGGELPINTDGGGLSSNHPGMRGIFLVIEATKQLRGECGPRQVPDCEIALCHGTGGMLGLRHSGATLVLGRG; this comes from the coding sequence ATGGGTTTCAACCGTCAGGCTGTCATCGCCGGCGTCTATGAGCACCCCACACGGTGGGCGCCGGACAAGACGATGTTCCAGATCCACGCCGAGAGTGCCCGTGGCGCTCTCGACGATGCCGGCCTGGGTATCAAAGACGTCGATGCCTACTTCACTTCTGGTGTTGGGCCGATCGGTGTGCTGTCGGTAGCCGAGCATCTCAATCTGCAGCCGCGCTACCTCGACTCGACGTCGATCGGTGGCTCGTCTTTTGTCGCGCATGTGACGCACGCGGCGGCGGCCATCGCTGCAGGCTTATGCGAAGTAGCGCTGATCACCTACGGCAGCACCGCTTCCTCCGAGCGCTTCGCGGTGGGGACGGGCGGTGTCTTCACCGGTGATCCGCCGGACCATTTCGAAGCTCCGTTCGGTCCCACGCTGGTCGGCTCGTACGCCCTGGTGGCGCAACGCCACATGTATGAGTTCGGCACGACTGCTGAGCAGCTGGCGGAGATCGCCGTGACCATCCGCCGGCATGCGTCGCTCAACCCGGCTGCGAAGTTTCGTGATCTGATTGCGGTCGAAGACGTCCTGGCTTCGCGCCTCATCTCGTCTCCGCTGCACCTGCTGGATTGCTGCATCATCACCGATGGCGGCGGCGCCGTCGTGGTGACCAGCGCGGCACGTGGGCGCGATCTGAAAAAGCGACCGGTCTATGTCCTGGGCGGTTCGGAGGCCTGCTGTCACACCAGTATGGGCCGCCGTGACCTCACGGACATCGCGGCGCGACAGTCCGGGCCGCGGGCGATGGCGATGGCGGGTGTCACGCACGCGGACATCAACATGTGCATGATCTACGACTCCTTCACCATTACCGTGTTGGAGACGCTGGAGAACCTGGGGTTCTGCAAGCAGGGTGAAGGCGGCGCGTTCGTGCAGAGCGGGCGCATTGGTTTGGGTGGCGAGTTGCCGATCAATACCGACGGCGGCGGGCTGTCATCGAACCACCCCGGCATGCGCGGCATCTTCCTGGTCATCGAGGCCACCAAACAATTGCGTGGTGAATGCGGCCCGCGACAGGTGCCAGACTGCGAGATCGCGCTGTGCCATGGAACCGGCGGCATGTTGGGCTTGCGGCACAGCGGCGCGACGCTGGTGCTGGGGCGAGGATAA
- a CDS encoding Zn-ribbon domain-containing OB-fold protein: protein MADEKKYQKPLPRIDEESKGFWEACQRHELYLQKCRACGTLRYYPRALCPSCLSADTEWVLSSGRGTVYTYTVTYQNQSPGFREELPYVLAYVELEKGVRLLTNIVGCAPAQVRIGMPVQVSFEDVTPEVTLPKFRPAGDSPHPSPLPGGEGIRG, encoded by the coding sequence ATGGCGGACGAGAAGAAATACCAGAAGCCGCTGCCTCGCATCGACGAAGAGTCGAAGGGGTTTTGGGAGGCGTGCCAACGGCACGAGCTGTATCTGCAGAAATGCCGCGCCTGCGGGACGCTGCGGTACTACCCGCGTGCCCTGTGCCCATCGTGCTTGTCCGCGGACACTGAGTGGGTGCTTTCTTCGGGCCGGGGCACGGTGTACACCTATACGGTGACCTACCAGAATCAATCCCCAGGCTTTCGTGAAGAGCTTCCGTACGTGCTGGCCTATGTCGAACTGGAGAAGGGTGTGCGCCTGCTGACGAACATCGTTGGCTGCGCGCCGGCACAGGTCAGAATCGGCATGCCCGTGCAGGTGAGCTTCGAAGACGTGACCCCGGAGGTCACACTCCCCAAGTTTCGGCCGGCGGGTGATAGCCCTCACCCTAGCCCTCTCCCAGGGGGAGAGGGAATCAGAGGATGA
- a CDS encoding PHP-associated domain-containing protein — MILDLHTHSDASEDSRAPVETYLKWLVRKRDVLPIDGIVLTEHRQWDPTKDYRRLEDQYGILILRGAEVETDYGHVLVYGVNDDITRRFDFADVRLSAPELIPAVAHMGGIAVPCHPGRPTIGLCEHYTSKPPIDGVVAVEALNGGSRRGENERVQQLIDRYGYHAFGGSDSHLVSFIGICATEFDRDVHDVEALVQALRAGGYRPVDFRDGLKMSA; from the coding sequence ATGATTCTCGATCTTCACACGCATTCCGACGCCTCCGAAGACAGCCGCGCCCCGGTCGAGACCTACCTCAAGTGGCTGGTGCGCAAGCGCGATGTCCTGCCCATCGATGGGATAGTCTTGACCGAGCATCGGCAGTGGGATCCGACGAAGGACTACCGCCGTCTGGAAGACCAGTACGGCATTCTCATCTTGCGCGGGGCCGAGGTGGAGACGGATTATGGGCATGTGCTGGTTTACGGGGTCAACGACGACATCACGCGGCGGTTCGATTTTGCCGACGTGCGGCTGTCGGCGCCGGAGTTGATCCCGGCCGTGGCGCACATGGGCGGGATTGCCGTGCCGTGCCACCCGGGGCGGCCGACCATCGGGTTGTGCGAGCACTACACCAGCAAACCGCCCATTGACGGCGTGGTGGCCGTGGAGGCGTTGAACGGTGGCAGCCGCCGGGGCGAGAACGAAAGGGTGCAGCAGTTGATCGACCGTTACGGTTACCACGCGTTTGGCGGCAGCGATTCGCATCTGGTCAGCTTCATTGGGATTTGCGCGACGGAGTTCGACCGCGATGTGCATGATGTCGAGGCACTGGTGCAGGCGCTGCGTGCGGGCGGATACCGTCCCGTCGATTTTCGCGACGGCTTGAAGATGAGCGCGTGA
- a CDS encoding MaoC family dehydratase N-terminal domain-containing protein has protein sequence MSVEFDRSIIGSEFDRTVFGPVTVENILEYIAVTGETEPPASPADLVAPPTFVVCVRGHRFMPKNVAGVRSGFDAGKDIEFGVPVRPGDVLTSVSTVHDIYEKTGRSGSMAFVVLRTVVTNQRGEQVAVVDQRMMFR, from the coding sequence ATGAGTGTCGAGTTTGACCGTTCCATCATCGGTAGCGAGTTCGACCGCACCGTTTTCGGGCCGGTTACGGTGGAGAACATTCTCGAGTACATTGCGGTCACGGGCGAAACGGAGCCGCCCGCATCGCCGGCGGATCTCGTGGCCCCGCCCACGTTCGTCGTCTGCGTCCGCGGGCATCGTTTTATGCCCAAGAATGTGGCGGGCGTGCGCTCTGGTTTCGACGCGGGAAAGGACATCGAGTTCGGCGTGCCGGTCCGGCCCGGAGATGTGTTGACATCGGTCAGCACGGTACACGACATCTACGAAAAAACCGGCCGCAGCGGCAGCATGGCTTTCGTCGTCTTGCGCACCGTGGTGACCAATCAGCGCGGAGAGCAGGTGGCGGTGGTCGATCAGCGGATGATGTTCCGATGA
- a CDS encoding MaoC family dehydratase, which produces MPARSDFAHVDVGDELRTLRLTLTPEQVKQYAVTARMPGGRFMSDEAARKEGLPGQIAPGNMSLALLSRLIAASFPGMRLQRLHATFRVPVRPNLPITVRGVVTEKHTSEEGNFIECDLVLESDEGERWVTGTASVHLPPHS; this is translated from the coding sequence ATGCCTGCACGATCCGATTTCGCGCACGTCGACGTTGGTGACGAATTGCGCACGCTGCGCCTGACGCTGACGCCGGAGCAGGTGAAGCAGTACGCGGTCACCGCGCGCATGCCAGGCGGCCGCTTCATGAGCGACGAAGCCGCCCGCAAGGAAGGCCTTCCCGGGCAAATCGCTCCCGGCAACATGAGCCTGGCGCTGCTGTCGCGGCTGATCGCGGCCTCATTCCCGGGCATGAGACTGCAGCGCCTGCATGCCACCTTCCGCGTTCCAGTGCGGCCCAACCTGCCGATCACGGTGCGCGGCGTGGTGACCGAGAAGCACACGAGCGAAGAGGGAAACTTCATCGAGTGCGATCTGGTGTTGGAAAGCGACGAGGGCGAACGCTGGGTGACTGGCACGGCAAGCGTCCACCTGCCGCCGCACAGCTGA